TTTTAGTTACAACAAGGGATCTTTCATTTGGAGGGGCCTTAAGGAACTCGGGAATGCGTTTACTTCCTCGTGTAAATGGGTAGTGGGGTCGGGCCTGGATATTCTGTTTTGGAGTGACAAGTGGGTGGGGGATTCTATGGTTAGAGATTGTGTTTCGGGTCCTCTAAACCACCATGAACTCGATTTAAAAGTTAGTAATTTTCTTGAAAATGGTAAATGGACTTTGAATGAGTTGAGTTTTAATCTCCCTCCAAATCTTTTGAAAATGAATCTTTGCACCGCGGTCCCTTACTCTAACCTTCTTGATAAGCCGATTTCAAAATACGCTAATAATGACAAATTTGTTTTCAAAAAGTCTTACAATGATCAGTTTTTCTTTGACTCGGCATTGACTAAagattttcttaagatttggaaTGCTTCCACTCTCCCTAAATTGAAAGTCTTCATGTGGCAATGTTTCTCAGCCACCCTTCCAACAAAGAACACCCTCTCTTCAAAAGGTATGCCTATCACCCCCTCCTGCCCTTTCTGCCCCCAAACTACATAAACTGTGGACCATGTCTTTCGTGGTTGTGTAAGAGCTTCAGAAATTTGGGCTCTCGTGCCTCATGTTGATCTGAATATCAACACCCCCTTTCGGTCGTGGCCACTCCATAATTTATCCATTGACACCGATTGGAAGTCTCACCCTTGGAAGCTAGCCCTCCCCTTTGTTCATTGGTTTATTTGGAAAAGAAGGAATGCTTGGGTGTTTTGTATGGTCAATGTTAAACCACAGGAGTGCCTCCTTAAGGCTACCTTGGCCTTCACAAAATTTGCTGCTAGTCTCCCTTGCTTAGCCATACCTCCCACCCAAACCAGCCCCCCAAACCAACCAGTCAGCCAACAAACCTGGCTCCCACCCACCCATCCTTGGGTTAAACTAAATGTTGACGCCTCTTGGAAGAAGGACTCTTTTGTAGCAGGTATTGCGGCATCCTCCGGGGACCGAATGGCGTGTGGATTCATGGGTTTAAGGCCAAAAGGTTTGCAAATTCAGCTCTAATGGGCGAGATACTAGCCATAAGACAGGGGCTTCTTGTGGCACGTCAAAATAATTGGTCACATATTGTGTTGGCTTCAGATTGTAAATGGGCAGTGGATCTTATACATTCCAGTTGTGGTATGTCAGGGGAGTATATTAATCTAGTTTTGGAATGCAGGGAACTCACCAAACAGCTCTCTGAATTTCGGCTTTTGTTCAAGCATAGGGGTTGCAACAAGCTAGCGGATGAGTTGCTAAGGAGGCAAGGCAGGAGGTCAACACTGTGGAAAATATCACCTTTTGTAACCATGTAACCCCGGGATGTAGGACTTTGTATTTGACTGAACTCCATTCTACAATGGCTGTCAGTAGTAGCGTGGGAGACTCGTTTGATGTACACTAAACTTGTGTTGAAcctctttttattttaattaattattgccCTATTTAAACCAAAGcaaaaatgcaactaaaattatataaatgcctaataatgcaacttACATGCGCCTAACATAACGTATACGAATACACAAATTCACGTTTgcaagtggtgtacaataaatattgtacaccggagtaaaagttacacTCAAAACGCTTAAACGTTACCCCGATagatgtaaaagttatctactcccaccgttttgactttttgtagtatttacatgattcaatttgaccctattttatttctagtatatgaaaacaaatgttaatatataatatattgttgacttcatcttaatatatattttcaaaagatTAATATTATTTGTGGTCAGAATTATAcattggaaaatgtgtccagtcaaaacggtttgagtattccgggacggagagaTTATgttttagtgataattttttcattttaataaaattattccTTGAGAAtgattaataatgtataaaggtAACTATTCAaccttttaaaatatttatccatcatttttttcataatataaaagctaataaaaacatactccctccgtcccttaatactcgcaccggtttgaccggtgcggagtttaagatatttgaattgacttattaatttaatgggtgttagttgatagtggggtatttttttaatatagttagtggaaaatgtgtaagggATGGGGAGTGATGAGtgtggggtgtgaatttttaaacagatttttcatgaaatacccccgagtttttgCGGAATTcgccaaatgcccctcgactttcagaaattcaccaaatacccctcacaaatgacttaacatgcaaactacccttacacttaacagacgttaagtctccgttagcataactttactattttgcccttaTTCCATATTTTTAAGTTTAAAACAAACTCCCCAAAACTCTCTCACTTTCTTTCTCATCAGCAACTATGGCACCAAAGGCTGAGAGGAAGCTCGCCGAGAAGAACCCGCGGAGGAGAAGAAGGCTGCCGCCGCTGAGTAAGATCTGTCTGAGAAGAAGCCAAAGGCCGgcaagaagaagaagggaggaTAAGAAGGCCGCCGCCGCCGAGAAGAAGCCCGCGTAGAAGAGAAGGTCGCTGCTAGagacaagaagaagaagagacacAAGAAGAGCGTCGACTTACAAGATCTACATCTTCAAGGTTCTCAAGCATaaattgaaattttcaattAGGTTATTTTCCCAACATATATTGAAATTTTCAATTGGGTATTTTTGAAAACCAATATTGTTGGTTTAATCTGTTCAATATTGTTGTCTTGTGAGgtaaattagtaaaaaaaaatcgcGTGTTTCATTGAATTTAACTCTCTTTTTGTTATTGGATTTGCTTTAATGTTGTTGAATTTTCAATTGGGTTACAATTTAATTTGTTAGAATTTGATGGAACATTATGAATTTGATTAATGTCCAAATATCAAGTATCACAAAAATCCCACCATTGATTTGTTTGAGTTTCTAACCTTGTAAAACTTCTATTGTTTCAGGAACTAGACGCAAATAAGCAAGATTCTGTGCAAATTGAATCAAATAGAGGTAACAATAACAATCTGCTTGAGTACCTTGAATATATTCTCAAGCTATACATTCTAATGATCTGTGCAGTTGGGATAGTTTGATGTTATTGAATTTTGGCAAGCAACTGAGACCTCCTGCGCGCGTACAGAAATAATCTATAATTTCTTTCACGGCATGTGTTTTAGATGCTAGCAAAAACTGAAGCCATTCAGAGCTTCTTAAGGATCTTTATTCTTCACATCTTAATATTCACAAGCCAGAAGATATCCGTACTTCTGTCGGTGTTCTTTTTAACAATTTAGAGGAGATGATATGAGTAGAAATTTCCTACCTTTTTATTCTTTGTGAAGTATCTAAAAGAGTTCGACTCTGGGTTGCCTATTAGATTGAATAACAATTTACATATTTATCAACTACTGTTGGTTAATCTTTGATATTTAGTTTCATGCTAAGTTTTGCATTTTTAGATCTTTATAATAGAGTATCTACATACTGTTGTGTTTGAAGTTTGTGTTAGAATTCTATTCATCTTTCAGTTTGTGAGTAAGCTAGACTCTTATAATTTCAGTTTGTGGTTTTAGCCAGTAGAACTATCTGCTTTGAGTACCTTGAATATATTTCCTTCTATTGCCATCTTGAATATAGTTCCTGTTGCTAGTGACTAATCTCATACTAAGTAGCGATTTTGTTTCTGGCAGGTGTATGCTATTAGGACATCACTTGAGACTTGCGAGGTTTGGAATACAGATTACATCTAAGCTATGTTGTTGGATTATTGTAAAGAGTACAGAAATAGCCATATATATTCATCCCTTTTTCTCATTTAGAAGATGTTTATGATGTATTTTTGCTAGAAAAACTGCAATACAACTACTTTAATTATTCGGATATtcaattaatactccgtataaatgaGTTTACAAGATTTCCTATCCATTGACGAGCACTCACACAgttatattcttgttttgtatttttaaaaaaacaaaacccctccaaaatatGTGTCCACAGACGCTGCAGTAagattaaataattttaaaaagacAGAACTGGTCATATAGATTGTTATCTAGTCAAAATTAAATGAACACTCAGAACAGGGTATCTATAACCAAATAATAAgtaacggctaattttcaaacacaaaaactagccgttgagctacaaaaatataatttttagttttgggcatttggtgaattatgttttaaattaggggtatttggtgaaataagtattaaaataagGGTATTTAGTGAATTTGAAACTAGGCttacggaggactaacggcgcgtcattagtaagggtagtttgggtattaagtcactTGTGAAGGGCATTCGcgagtatttcatgaaaaatccgattttaaatgattttttgtagggagtaggggtgtaggtggtttagtaggtaagtgtgagaaataatataatattggtaaaaaaattccatttatagaagcggtgcaaatattaagggacgacccgaaaaggaaaacggtgcgagtattaaatgacggagggagtatcaaaagttacaaaaaaaaatagataaaattataaaaaaacaaTGTGAAAGTTATCACAATGTACAATAAGTTTAttgtatacttcctccgtcttttaatactcgcaacgtttgtacttttgccactatttatataatctactttgactattcttagtgctttttatataagataaaacatagtcatgtgtgatcttgttagattcgtctcaatgtgtattttcaaaatattaactttttataatttttgcataaagagaatttaagatataactgatcaaagttgtgcattggcatgcgtgaaactaacaaacgttgcgagtattaaaagacggaggaagtataacttGTGCTTGCAAGAACTTTTGATACAAATATGATTCATCGTCCACTTTTATTCATAATAAAGACAAATAAATTGCATATATACATAGCACTACGTActacatacggagtatatagcAACCATAACGGACAACAACTCACAAACAAGGATAACAATAACTTAAGCAATTCACGAATTAACATATCCCTAGCTTTAATTCCTTATTGGTTTGTGAAAGCTAATTAGAAATTATCTTTCACTCTATTTTTAATATGTCATAAATTGAAGGGAATATTTATAccacattaattttattttagaattctTCTTTTACAACCATTGGCAAAGCCTttaatttttgtattttctcCATCTTCATCACCTCATCTAGTTGTCCCAAGGAGAAGGAACCAGTTCAACACAAACTGCATTATAAGGACCTCGAGAACAAGTGACAGGATATCCAGAATTGCTAGTTGGACAACATGGAATAAATACACAATTTTCACCCACTCCCGTGCAACCTTGAAGCCTCGTCTTCAATGGTGGCTCCTCAACTGCAACCACCCCTTCCTTAAATTTTTGTATTATCTCCATCTTCATCACCTCATCTAGTAGTTCCATTTCGTTGATCTTGGTGTGTCCCAACCTTCCCCATGTTGGCACTATTATAACCCCAACAATCCAACATGAAACACGTATCAGTAACAATTAATAATGTATACCTATTGTTCATAATTAACCACTTAGTCTCCTTTTGttttggtgtaaaacgttttcaatgAAAAAACATTTTCTattaaaaacattttccaaggaaAAATGCATTTCTcaactagttttcctttatttggttcaaatgagagaagatggtgaagattgggggaagaaaggagagaggGGTAAAGAGAAAAGGTGGAAAAGtggtttttccacctttgaagGAGTTACGGAAGTTCCATTTCGTTGATCTTGGTATTTCCCAACCTTCCCCATGTTGGCACTATAAGAACCCCGGCAATCCAACATGAAACACGTATCAGTAACAATTAATAGCGTATACTTTACTAATTAACCACTTAATTTCATGTGTAACACAAAATTGCTCCCCATGTTTGGTAGAGCTAATTTGCTTTGTTTAGCTAATTTAATAAAATTGCTCTAATAATTTAGCTACTTCCTTGAAAGTTTTAGAAATTACAAGCAAGTCCCTAAATGCAACCATTGGAGGTGCTCTGGTAGCgtcatgttttttttatttttaaattatttcaattaaagaaatttttaaattttatagttTCCttgtgttttttctttttctttttcttttcttcaatATTTTGTCTTTCCTTCTCTATCATATAATTCCtctattcttttttaaatgacacaattgtacttttggcactattcatataatatactttggccatcaattgtgatttatacttaacaaaaaatatagtcatgtgaggTCTTGTTATAATCGTCTCATCCTATAGTTTTAAAtatcaaacttttataatttttaaccatTGTTAATTAAAGGTATTAATGgttgaaatattgcattggcaaacgtgacaaaaaaattgtgtcatttaataaagaacggaggaagtatgaaagaattatttttatgtattcattacaaaaatttgtatcttttaatGACAACATAATAATTATGGGTCAGAAATCCCGTCGcagacggggataacaaccaaacaaggacgggaacaaccgttacaaatgtcttttacgacgggtaaacaacgagattttccattaataaCAGCCACCTTTTATGATGAGTCTACGACAGGAAATCcagtcgttaatcaacgattattggcctttaacaAGGAGATTTCCCGTCAATAATGGTGCAATTTCTTGTAGCGATTATAGCTAGCTACActataagaatttgtatctttaacgacaacctaataacgacgggtcaaaaatctcgtcgtaaaagctttttgcgacggggataacaaccaaacaaagacgggaacaaccgtcgcaaatatttttttacgacgggttaacgacgggattttccattaacgacggccgccttttatgacgggtccgcgacaggaaatcccgtcgttaatcaacgattattggcctttcgcggcGGAtgtcccgtcgttaatggtacaatttcttgtagtgtagaaTCTATATAATACTACGTACTTgctaaatattaaaaaaaaaaatcacattttttataatattactGGTTTTCATATATCAAAATTAGAAATAGTATGCCTTACATAAAGTTTTTTAAGATTCAGCCTAGAATAGTTAAACAGTAAATAAACTTTATGCTATTATAACTTCAATTCAACACCCAAAATAATatctatttattttctttcattttGTTACATATTACATAAAGCAAGTGTTATAACCGATAATTCACCTATgtgataagtttttttttttttaccaacttAAATATTTTGTTGAGACCCTAAACTCCTGAAATTATATTAATCActttataatttgaataaatCCGTGATAAAACTTGATTTTACTCtactatatattttaaaaaattcttTTAAATAAGTTGTGTTGGAaccgaaattttttatttagtaTCCTAATTATGTTAAGATAAGTCGTACATTCGGTACACAATCGTCAATGAGTAAAATATGAAAAACGCTAGTAATGTAAATATCATGCATTTATTCTCTCCTGCTAAGCTCTGAATACATGTATCTACCTTTTAAAAAACTAAATGAAATACctttaattattttcaaatgattattattttcaaatggaagacactgttattttttattctttacggttttttttggtgtttcaaaatgttatttacactacaagaatttgtatctttaacgacaacctaattacgacgggtcaaaaatcccgtcgcaaaagccttttgcgacggggctaacaaccaaacaatgacgggaataaccgtcgcaaatgtcttttacgacgggtttaagacggatttacgacgggatttctattaatgacggcccccttttatgacgggttcgcgacaggaaatcccgtcgttaatcaacgattattggcctttcgcgacgggatttcccgtcgttaatagtacaatttcttgtagtgttacatttccttttatattatcacataaatgctttaatattctatcaaatttTGTGTCTAATGATtatattaactaattaaattcattgggtcatttaatctttcaaacttttccattgggacattacatttttctcattttcccaaaatcagaattttgataaaatgaaaacattataaataaacgtaatttaccttgtttaaataaaaatatagaaaaaTCTCAATGTACATTAATTAGTTGTTAACAAACGTGTAAAAATCCAAACgtaaacaacaaaaagaaacgaaggGAGTAATAAACCATGGGTAAACCAGGTTAAAATGGTTTTTGTTTCTCATAAATAATTGTTAAATTTTGTGGCCAAATTAAGCAAAAGTGATTATATCTAGTAGAAATTGTTTATAGGAAACAAAAACTGTTTTTTAGCTCCTcctccccctctctctctctctcaaacTCTAGTCTCCTTTTAGGGAATTTTGAAGGGGAATCCATCGACTTTTATCGGTGGAAATCCCCaatattttgttattttatttttttaccccTTTAACTTTTTTGTCTTTAGGTTATAATAACGCTTCCTCCTTGTGCGAAGATCTATTCTCCCTTGAAAAACAgggattttcttttctttcgagTTAATTTGTTTCTTAGGTTATTTCGTTGATTTATGTGTATGAGAGAAGAATATTAATAATTAGTTTCTTAGGTTATTTCGTAGATCTATGTGTATAAGGAAATTTATTTCTTAGGCTATTTCGTAGATCAAGAACGTCAAAATAAAGATCAGATTTCAATTGCTAACATCAGGCATCAAAGatattgaattattgaaactcgATTATGGTTGGAATACTACTATATCAAAGAAGCGGTTCCGAATCGTGCATACTAATAAATTGGATGAAGAATTTCATATTGATGTTTTAGATTATATGGGCGATTTATTAATGATAAGTTACCAattcctttcaaaaaaaaatgtgttTTAGAAGTATCACCAAAACATACCCTACATCTTTTTAGAAAACGTTAGAGCATGATCAGCCAAATTCTTAAGAATTGAGTTGTGCTGACATGACATATGACTCAACTAGTTTTAAGATTAGACAAAGGAATTTGTAGCATTGAAGTGGATGTGTCTTGACAAAGTCTTAAATTCAGtcttgaaaaactaaaactCAATTAAGACTCCTTGTGTGAGttgtataaaataataaaataatgggtgatgataaagttCGAAAGTTGCGACAAAGAAAATGTGTTGCAATCCTACGTGTCACTCTTTTGATTAATGGTACCACAAGGGTGTCACCTAGACCGCAACTCATCAAATTATTTTACTATCAACGccatatttttactataaaaatatttaaataaggtAATCTATCAAAAGAGAaggaaatatattttataatggttatagtaaatatatatttgcttttgttttgtaattttaaatataaaaatagaaattacaacctaataatatatttttatgtaattaagaaaaacaattgtgacaaaaattattttgacgcaagttgcgacctttatcattttgctAAAAAATATATGGTGCATAAATATACAAGTGTTAAATAAGTTTGAAGGGTGAAGTGCTAAATTTGGTGGAATCTTAAGGAGtgttaataataatttaattatttaataatattGAAATGATGACATGGTACATGAAGAAAGTCTTAAGACAAGACCCCTTGATCTTGCTCTAAGAGCAACATCAAGGGGGTCTTATCTAAAGATTTTTCTCATATGCCATGTCAGCTTTTCactaatatttaattaattaaattttattaagACTTTTTAAGACTCATTCAAATTTAGTTCTTCACCTCTCAAACTCATTTAAAGCATCTCAAATAATATaacattttaatttatttattttatttaactcacATATTGAGTCTTAGTTTTTCAAGACTAGATTTAAGACTTTGTTAAGACTAACTCACTTCAATACTTCAAATTGATATGTCTCATCTTAATACTAGTTGAGTCATATGCCATGTCAGCTAAATTCAAATCTTAAGACTTGGTGCTGATGTTGCTCTAAGAGTTTCATCATAGAGTAATTTTGTATATTTCACCTATACATGCATAATACACTTGGCTAGGAGCATGATAAAAGAATTGAACATAGTAATTTGATAAATGTATGTACGTGTGACAAAAGTATATCGAAGGATTAGCATGCATGATATATTACGAATGATTGAAAATTCAAGAATAGTAAAATGAAATATTGAAAATTGTTAGGTATACCCGGATGTACCGTACACTCAATGGTACTTTTATGTTCATGTGTGGTTCATCTCACATTTTTTCTTCACTTATAAGAAGAAAAGAGAGTACATGCATCGTACATCCGGGTGCACCTAATACATCATAACGAAATAATAAACATTTTATGCATGAATGAACCTGCCAAAGTAGTCACGAGCAAGATGGCAAAGATGGCCAATTTTGCCATTGCTTAGTTTCTGTGCGCAAAAGTATATAGCTAGTGTACTGAGTTTGAGATTAGTTAGTTGTGTGAGTTGTAATTAGACAAACAATGCTTGCCTTATATATAAGGAATGATTATGTTCACCTAaacataaaaaattattttatatacgTAATTTAATTTCTACGAAAAGTATCAATAGTTGTAGGGACAAcctttttaaaactaattagGTAACCTAATTATTTTTGTAACAAATTGCTTAATTTATTTCATCTTTTATATGCATCAGGATGCACGGTACACTTAATGATAAAGACTGACATATGCATTTGTATACACCATATAGTACGGAGTAAGTCACATCTTCAAATTCTTTTTTGTATTTGTAGACCCAAAATCAATAGTTTTCTCTAGCACATTTTTTGCACTTATAGTGACTTTTATTATTCATATAGTaagtataataaattaaacaccaaaattcttagacatggtaaccattttttgaagcatagtaaccccatgtttttaaaagcgaattgtgacttaaaatcacattattcaagcataAATGTATCAACAACATAAATTAGGAACAAATTGTTAATTCTATTTTAAGGCATGATCCATTTAGTGTGAACTAAATCCATTTAAAAATTAGTGTGTAATTTTTAATGTCTTTTGTGAAtcattcataaaaaaaaatactgtaGAAAATAATCAAACGGATTTTACCAGATTTGTCGTGGATTATTTAAATAAGTAAAATCCAAACCTATGTTCCAACTACTAAATCGACCCTACGACTCTACGAGGTAACGAAGAAGTGTTTTAGTAAAGTCCAAATCTAAACCATCACAAAAAACGTGTTACTTCTTTTCTTGGGCTACCCTTTTTCCAATGATTAAGCTTTTTTAATGGGAATAAAAGCTCAAGAATACGAGGTGAATCAACTCAGCAGGTAAGTGATTAACAATTTATTGGCAAACAAAAAATACGAGGCAACAATATCGTCAAATACAGCTGGTCATACTCCCACAGTCCCACCCTATAACCAACATAAATTGGTGGAGTTAGTTGAAACTCTTTTGTGACTTGGATGTTATAGTAGTCTAATCCGCTATAAAATGCATGAGAGTAGCTCAAGCTAAAACCTGCGTAGCGGACTGGTTAAAACCTGTGCTATGTTCTGGTTCAGTAAAGTCTCTTCTTCTTACTGCCCATGAGTCATTGGAATAGAAAACCGAACATAAATTTAAGGCATACATAAAAATCGTCTTTTAGCAAAACGGACAGTTCTCGTTCTGTGAACCTCAAATGTCTTCTAAATTCAACTTGTTCACTACTAATAAGGTAATCACAATttcttatttacaaagggtgtacaataaatattgtacaccggagtaaaagttaactaaaaatgtttaaaagttaagcatatatatgtaaaagttatctattttttagtgataattttttcatttcagtaaaacatattttttcaaaaccactaataatgtataaaattaatcatttaaacatttctatcaactttttttttttactaatataaaactaatcaaaattaggttaaagttacgaaaaaattgataaaagttatcttgatgtacaataaatttattgtacaccttgtgcacgCAACACCTtttgtaaaataattaaaagtaaataaaacgtCACTCATTTGcaaccaaaaaataattaatcgtcGGCTTGTCGCCACTCTTGCCGGGAGCCTTTGGTGCCATTTCTCAATCTGAATTACACCGTTGGTcttattttttaattgttttataaGTC
This Spinacia oleracea cultivar Varoflay chromosome 6, BTI_SOV_V1, whole genome shotgun sequence DNA region includes the following protein-coding sequences:
- the LOC130463958 gene encoding uncharacterized protein; this encodes MAKLAIFAILLVTTLAVPTWGRLGHTKINEMELLDEVMKMEIIQKFKEGVVAVEEPPLKTRLQGCTGVGENCVFIPCCPTSNSGYPVTCSRGPYNAVCVELVPSPWDN